The Thermoleophilaceae bacterium genome has a segment encoding these proteins:
- a CDS encoding queuosine salvage family protein: MGLCDDVRASCAAIAEDARFVQIHVHAADEIEPGPPPVLDPERHYLEGSRAVVCTYLLTLDAINFGSGWFPTLRKRPGCSGYYTVAWALADHFRAHGPWSPEELELLDGRRVAAVLEQEPGHELMELYAEALRDLGRFLSGRSALEVVSSASGSAEALAETLARGMPFFDDRGFYKRAQIVASNMALAGVADFYDLDRLTIFADNLVPHVLRVDGVLSYEPELAARIDSEELLPAGEEEREIRACALHACESIAGRLGVPPRILDVWLWNRGQEPRYKALPRHRTRTVFY; encoded by the coding sequence GTGGGGCTCTGCGACGACGTGCGGGCGAGCTGTGCCGCGATCGCGGAGGACGCCCGCTTCGTGCAGATCCACGTGCACGCCGCAGACGAGATAGAGCCCGGGCCGCCGCCCGTGCTCGATCCGGAGCGCCACTACCTGGAGGGCTCGCGCGCCGTGGTGTGCACCTACCTGCTCACGCTCGACGCCATCAACTTCGGCTCCGGCTGGTTCCCCACGCTGCGAAAGCGGCCGGGCTGCTCCGGCTACTACACGGTCGCGTGGGCGCTCGCGGACCACTTCCGGGCGCATGGCCCGTGGTCGCCCGAGGAGCTCGAGCTGCTCGACGGCCGTCGCGTGGCCGCCGTGCTCGAGCAGGAGCCGGGGCACGAGCTGATGGAGCTGTACGCGGAGGCGCTGCGCGACCTCGGCCGCTTCCTGAGCGGGAGAAGCGCGCTCGAGGTGGTGAGCTCGGCGAGCGGCTCGGCGGAGGCGCTGGCCGAGACGCTCGCTCGCGGGATGCCGTTCTTCGACGACCGCGGCTTCTACAAGCGCGCCCAGATAGTTGCGAGCAACATGGCCCTCGCCGGGGTGGCGGACTTCTACGACCTCGACAGGCTCACGATCTTCGCCGACAACCTCGTGCCGCACGTGCTGCGCGTGGACGGCGTGCTGAGCTACGAGCCGGAGCTGGCCGCTCGCATCGACAGCGAGGAGCTCCTGCCGGCCGGAGAGGAGGAGCGCGAGATCCGCGCGTGCGCCCTTCACGCCTGCGAATCGATCGCCGGGCGGCTCGGCGTGCCGCCCCGGATCCTCGACGTATGGCTCTGGAACCGCGGGCAGGAGCCGCGCTACAAGGCCCTGCCGCGCCACCGCACCCGCACGGTCTTCTACTGA
- a CDS encoding LLM class flavin-dependent oxidoreductase: MHFGIDISPAGEWGTPRRLAELAALAERSGWDGVFLEDYVFYPSGIDAYDPWVALAAIALATERVRVGTMVTPLPRRRPWKVASEGVTIDNLSGGRMILGVGSGDPQSADIASVGEASDLRTRAELLDEALDVIAGLWRGEAFSHHGRHFHVEDVTLRPRPLQQPRIPIWVGGMYTSRGPRERALRWDGACLYRVEPPDWEDLRPDEVRELRAAAGDAFDIAVGGRERREDEDAEREYVRELAAAGATWWHEYLPPTMPLRVVRDHIERGPLRAAGGERA, from the coding sequence ATGCACTTCGGCATCGACATCTCACCCGCGGGTGAATGGGGAACGCCGCGGCGGCTCGCCGAGCTGGCGGCGCTGGCCGAGCGCTCGGGCTGGGACGGGGTGTTCCTCGAGGACTACGTGTTCTACCCGAGCGGCATCGACGCATACGACCCGTGGGTGGCCCTTGCCGCGATCGCCCTCGCCACCGAGCGCGTGCGCGTCGGGACGATGGTCACGCCGCTGCCCCGGCGCCGGCCGTGGAAGGTCGCGAGCGAAGGGGTGACGATCGACAACCTGTCGGGCGGCCGGATGATCCTCGGCGTGGGGTCGGGCGATCCGCAGAGCGCGGACATCGCGAGCGTTGGCGAGGCGAGCGATCTGCGGACCCGGGCCGAGCTGCTCGACGAGGCGCTCGACGTGATCGCCGGGCTTTGGCGTGGCGAGGCGTTCAGCCACCACGGCAGGCACTTCCACGTGGAGGACGTCACGCTCCGGCCGCGCCCGCTCCAGCAGCCGCGGATTCCGATCTGGGTCGGGGGCATGTACACGAGCCGTGGCCCGCGGGAGCGCGCTCTCCGCTGGGACGGTGCCTGCCTCTACCGCGTGGAGCCGCCCGACTGGGAGGACCTGCGCCCCGATGAGGTGCGCGAGCTGCGTGCAGCGGCAGGCGACGCATTCGACATCGCGGTTGGCGGCCGCGAGCGGCGCGAGGACGAGGATGCTGAGCGCGAGTACGTGCGCGAGCTCGCCGCCGCGGGTGCCACCTGGTGGCACGAGTACCTCCCGCCCACCATGCCGCTCCGCGTGGTGCGCGACCACATCGAGCGCGGCCCGCTAAGGGCCGCTGGTGGCGAGCGGGCCTGA
- the cysE gene encoding serine O-acetyltransferase, with protein MFGLRALRRVGRELRQDLTAAQQRDPAARDLGRWEILLTYPGVHALLTHRVAHALHEAGVPLLPRVLAYLARMATNIEIHPAAQIGAALFIDHGTGVVIGETAEIGDNVTLYQGVTLGGTGFARGKRHPTVESDVVVGSGAKLLGPIRVGHCSKIGANSVVIHDVPPNSTVVGNPGHPVRVSGKRPEGPDADWAHLPDPVADAIRALSARIRELEEELEQATGRKPQPSAEVTPLRGAAQDPAGG; from the coding sequence GTGTTCGGACTCCGAGCCCTACGACGCGTCGGGCGCGAGCTGCGCCAGGACCTCACAGCCGCCCAGCAGCGCGACCCCGCTGCGCGCGACCTCGGCCGCTGGGAGATCCTGCTCACCTACCCCGGCGTCCACGCGCTTCTCACGCACCGCGTTGCCCACGCGCTCCACGAGGCGGGCGTGCCTCTGCTCCCGCGCGTGCTCGCCTACCTCGCGCGCATGGCCACGAACATCGAGATCCACCCGGCAGCGCAAATCGGGGCGGCGCTCTTCATCGACCACGGCACGGGCGTGGTGATCGGCGAGACCGCCGAGATCGGCGACAACGTGACCCTCTACCAGGGCGTGACGCTCGGCGGCACCGGCTTCGCGCGCGGCAAGCGCCATCCGACCGTGGAGAGCGACGTGGTGGTGGGCTCGGGCGCCAAGCTGCTCGGCCCGATCCGCGTGGGGCACTGCTCCAAGATCGGCGCCAACTCGGTGGTGATCCACGACGTGCCGCCCAACTCCACGGTGGTGGGCAACCCGGGCCATCCGGTGAGGGTGAGCGGGAAGCGCCCGGAGGGGCCGGACGCCGATTGGGCGCACCTTCCGGATCCGGTGGCGGACGCGATACGGGCGCTCAGCGCCCGCATCCGCGAGCTCGAGGAGGAGCTCGAGCAGGCCACTGGCCGCAAGCCGCAGCCCAGCGCCGAGGTCACGCCTCTGCGCGGCGCGGCACAGGACCCGGCGGGCGGTTGA
- a CDS encoding HesA/MoeB/ThiF family protein, translating into MTLTDADLERYSRQLVLPEWSGAAQARLKGSSAVVVGAGALGGPVLTYLAGAGVGRIGVVDDGEVELSNLPRQPLHFTPDVGVNKAVSATSKLQLMNPTVLVETFPARIEDFNAEAIFTGADVVVDCSDTFATRYVVNDACCALGTPLVEGGVLGFDGLVMPIRPGESACYRCAFPVEPPAGSVPSCREAGVLGPVAGIVASIQALEALKLLTGAVEPAVDRIVQIDARTLEQTLVKTSRRPDCTACARVPAATQSG; encoded by the coding sequence ATGACGCTCACGGATGCCGATCTGGAGCGCTACTCGCGGCAGCTCGTGCTGCCGGAGTGGAGCGGCGCCGCACAGGCTCGGCTCAAGGGCTCGAGCGCCGTGGTGGTGGGCGCAGGCGCGCTCGGCGGACCTGTGCTCACGTACCTCGCGGGCGCCGGGGTCGGCCGCATCGGCGTGGTGGACGACGGCGAGGTGGAGCTCTCCAACCTGCCGCGCCAGCCGCTCCACTTCACGCCGGACGTGGGCGTGAACAAGGCGGTGAGCGCGACGTCGAAGCTCCAGCTGATGAACCCCACCGTTCTGGTCGAGACGTTCCCGGCCCGCATCGAGGACTTCAACGCCGAAGCGATTTTCACGGGCGCCGACGTGGTGGTGGACTGCTCCGACACCTTCGCCACCCGCTACGTGGTGAACGACGCCTGCTGCGCGCTCGGCACGCCGCTGGTGGAGGGGGGCGTGCTCGGGTTCGACGGTCTCGTGATGCCGATCAGGCCCGGCGAGTCCGCCTGCTACCGCTGCGCCTTTCCGGTCGAGCCCCCGGCGGGCAGCGTGCCGAGCTGCCGCGAGGCCGGGGTGCTGGGTCCCGTGGCCGGAATCGTGGCGTCGATTCAGGCGCTCGAGGCGCTCAAGCTGCTCACAGGTGCTGTGGAGCCGGCGGTGGACCGCATCGTGCAGATCGACGCGCGCACTCTCGAGCAGACGCTGGTCAAGACGAGCCGCCGCCCCGACTGCACGGCGTGCGCCCGCGTACCCGCTGCGACACAATCTGGTTGA
- a CDS encoding sulfurtransferase TusA family protein: MTAQTLDLRGVVCPLNWVRAKLALEDLDPGEELTLLLDPGEPIESVPRSAGEDGHEVCVNGTTVTIVKRG, encoded by the coding sequence GTGACCGCCCAGACGCTCGACCTGAGAGGCGTGGTGTGCCCGCTGAACTGGGTGAGGGCGAAGCTGGCGCTCGAGGATCTCGATCCAGGTGAGGAGCTCACACTGCTGCTCGATCCGGGCGAGCCGATCGAGAGCGTTCCGCGCTCGGCTGGGGAGGACGGGCACGAAGTGTGCGTGAACGGCACGACCGTGACTATCGTCAAACGCGGATGA